From the genome of Colletotrichum destructivum chromosome 10, complete sequence, one region includes:
- a CDS encoding Putative peptidase M14, carboxypeptidase A: MKYSLIASLILQSTVVLGELLPVYLQGPTPSHFRDIVRNDTYDFGCRAVAKPSEDGSHYKLHAWLTQEQIEHLSKEYEMVPEISLHRRTLDKRADAPIGTGDRFAAGTISPVGLGTQATGKTIASIMNVAEIKSAADALVRNYGIGSLTLPSKTFNGATQYAYYVGAGTDKSKYHLYFSAAVHARERGGPDNIIYWVSDLLAANKSGSGLVYGKKSYTNAQVKSVLAAGIVFFPLVNADGVAYDQSSGSLWRKNRNTKSGSSGTSIGVDINRNFDFLWNFKKYFDPSEAPASTSPRSETFYGTAAASEPETKNLVSVYDSFPNIRWFMDIHSAVGDLLYSWGDDDDQTTSSAMNFLNAAYDGKRGPVGDAAYKEYIPAADLANIRAVASATVNAMKAVGGRAYTAIQAVGLYPTSGASDDYAFSRFWAKPGVNKVYGYTLEFGPSGNFYPTSAEFNTNILDTNAGFMDFALAAISVGLA, translated from the exons ATGAAGTACTCTCTCATTGCGTCTCTGATTCTTCAGAGCACAGTAGTGCTCGGTGAGCTTCTGCCCGTCTATCTCCAAGGGCCGACGCCTTCGCACTTTAG GGATATCGTCCGCAACGACACATACGACTTTGGCTGCAGGGCCGTCGCTAAGCCCAGCGAAGATGGAAGCCACTACAAGCTCCATGCGTGGCTGACCCAGGAGCAGATCGAGCATCTGTCCAAGGAGTACGAGATGGTGCCGGAAATCTCGCTCCACAGGAGGACGCTGGACAAGAGGGCCGACGCTCCCATCGGGACCGGCGATCGCTTCGCTGCGGGAACCATCTCCCCGGTCGGTCTCGGAACGCAAGCCACGGGCAAGACCATCGCCAGCATCATGaacgtcgccgagatcaagtcggccgccgacgccctcgtcagGAACTACGGCATCGGCTCCCTCACCCTGCCCTCCAAGACGTTCAACGGCGCCACACAGTACGCCTACTacgtcggcgccgggacCGACAAGTCAAAGTACCACCTGTActtcagcgccgccgtccacgCCCGCGAGCGCGGCGGCCCCGACAACATCATCTACTGGGTGTCCGACCTGCTCGCCGCGAACAAGTCCGGCAGCGGCCTCGTCTACGGCAAGAAGTCCTACACCAACGCCCAGGTCAAGAGcgtgctcgccgccggcatcgtcttcttccccctcgtgaacgccgacggcgtcgcctaCGACCAGTCGTCCGGCTCGCTCTGGCGCAAGAACCGCAACACAAAGTCCGGCTCGAGCGGCACCTccatcggcgtcgacatcaaccGCAACTTCGACTTTCTCTGGAACTTCAAGAAGTACTTCGACCCGTCCGAGGCCCCCGCCTCCACCTCGCCCAGGTCCGAGACCTTCtacggcaccgccgccgcctccgagcccgagaccaagaaccTCGTCTCCGTCTACGACTCCTTCCCCAACATCCGGTGGTTCATGGACATCCActccgccgtcggcgacctcctcTACAGctggggcgacgacgacgaccagacgacctcgtccgccatgaacttcctcaacgccgcctaCGACGGCAAGCGCGGtcccgtcggcgacgccgcctACAAGGAGTACatcccggccgccgacctcgccaacatcaGGGCCGTCGCATCCGCCACCGTCAACGCCATgaaggccgtcggcggccgcgcgTACACCGCCATCCAGGCCGTTGGCCTGTACCCTACCTCCGGCGCCAGTGACGACTATGCCTTCTCCCGCTTCTGGGCCAAGCCCGGCGTCAACAAGGTCTACGGATACACCTTGGAGTTCGGCCCGTCCGGCAACTTCTACccgacctcggccgagttcaacaccaacatcctGGACACCAACGCGGGGTTCATGGACTTTGCGTTGGCTGCGATTAGCGTTGGTCTGGCTTAA
- a CDS encoding Putative mycotoxin biosynthesis protein UstYa yields the protein MVFGFIFSVLRAPSDQDCARQLSMWCKCCHPSLLANLGSATEDLERALTSTAPALDAVEYVSMDFNDAFNSTSIYRGLPTPEREQAWFDLTYSASFPILPPPQHRSSPTDSMTEHAVEIPPERLSGLNRSEEDHLKHVPEEVGDGYVALLEVFHQLHCLNMVRVYTWWQVGKYDKPPVGLSNDPLKNRIHVDHCLEALRISLMCFADVTPLMVRLGGPAGARADFNTHHKCRDFNKISDWIDENWTVR from the exons ATGGTTTTCGGTTTCATATTTTCTGTCTTGCGCGCTCCGAGCGATCAGGACTGTGCGCGCCAACTGTCCATGTGGTGTAAGTGTTGCCATCCAAGCCTTCTCGCAAATTTGGGTAGTGCGACAGAAGACCTCGAACGGGCTCTAACATCTACAGCTCCTGCACTTGATGCTGTCGAATATGTCTCAATGGACTTTAACGACGCTTTCAATTCAACGAGCATCTACCGTGGTCTTCCGACTCCGGAGAGAGAGCAAGCCTGGTTCGACCTGACTTACAGTGCGTCTTTTCCAATACTTCCTCCACCCCAACATAGGAGCTCGCCAACTGACTCAATGACAGAGCACGCGGTCGAAATCCCCCCTGAGAGACTTTCAGGCCTAAATCGGTCTGAAGAGGATCATCTCAAGCACGTTCCCGAAGAGGTAGGCGATGGTTATGTCGCACTACTTGAAGTCTTCCACCAACTCCATTGCTTG AACATGGTCCGGGTGTACACCTGGTGGCAGGTGGGCAAATACGACAAGCCCCCCGTCGGGCTATCGAACGACCCATTGAAAAACCGGATACACGTTGATCACTGCCTGGAAGCTCTGCGCATCTCACTCATGTGCTTTGCTGACGTCACCCCACTCATGGTTCGCCTAGGTGGACCTGCGGGTGCACGCGCAGACTTCAATACGCACCACAAGTGTAGAGATTTTAACAAGATCTCAGACTGGATTGACGAGAATTGGACAGTTAGATAA
- a CDS encoding Putative rmlC-like cupin domain superfamily, rmlC-like jelly roll protein: MSIPVHSTPPDARTSYIIDQLEGERITIPGSKGVFRILASSKQTNGGIAVFSSGAVLSDAPGFHWHAEAHDVFLVTKGYLKLWNGDKCRIMGPGDFAYVPPKVVHNPELLGPHTETLGLVAPGDWIDFFRYVGEQYQGLIVPEHDDRDLKSLLIPKVMAAKDRFDVHFERNYAPPEVADWQDSENVLPAPLEPYFLRANTGPRYILGGVLSRPFINASQCGGKFSITSIESSKFYEDSPLARWLTFPTVDHCFCVQEGVLKVLLRESGAWTEVREGQTLLVSAGQAFTLGYGSRFVRAIVFTNGPGIEALIQNAGQPLSSFVLPDESVAWEEDKVKRASEALGVVTEAL; encoded by the exons ATGAGCATCCCCGTCCATTCCACACCCCCTGACGCCAGGACGAGCTACATCATCGAccagctcgagggcgagcgcATCACCATCCCCGGCAGCAAGGGTGTCTTCCGCATCCTCGCCTCTTCAAAACAGACAaacggcggcatcgccgtcttctcgagTGGTGCCGTCTTGTCAGATGCCCCCGGCTTCCACTGGCATGCCGAGGCCCACGACGTCTTCCTCGTGACCAAGGGTTACCTGAAGCTATGGAACGGCGACAAGTGCCGCATCATGGGCCCCGGCGACTTCGCCTACGTCCCTCCT AAAGTCGTCCACAACCCCGAACTCCTGGGACCGCACACCGAGACCctgggcctcgtcgcgcCGGGCGACTGGATCGACTTCTTCCGCTACGTCGGCGAGCAGTACCAAGGGCTCATCGTGCCGGAACACGACGACCGCGACCTCAAGAGCCTGCTGATCCCCAAGGTCATGGCCGCCAAGGACCGCTTCGACGTGCACTTTGAGCGCAACTACGCGCCgcccgaggtcgccgacTGGCAGGACTCGGAGAACGTCCTCCCGGCGCCCCTGGAACCCTACTTCCTCCGCGCCAACACGGGGCCCAGGtacatcctcggcggcgtacTGTCGCGGCCGTTCATCAACGCCTCGCAGTGCGGCGGCAAGTTCTCCATCACGAGCATCGAGTCGTCGAAGTTTTACGAGGACTCGCCCCTGGCGAGGTGGCTGACGTTCCCGACGGTGGACCACTGCTTCTGCGTGCAGGAGGGCGTGTTGAAGGTCCTGCTCAGGGAGTCGGGCGCGTGGACCGAGGTCAGGGAGGGCCAGACCCTGCTGGTCTCGGCCGGCCAGGCGTTCACGCTCGGGTACGGCAGCCGTTTCGTGAGGGCCATCGTGTTCACCAACGGACCGGGCATCGAGGCCTTGATCCAGAACGCCGGCCAGCCGCTTTCAAGTTTTGTCCTGCCGGATGAAAGCGTTGCGTGGGAAGAAGACAAGGTCAAGCGGGCGAGTGAGGCCTTGGGCGTCGTGACTGAAGCGTTATAA
- a CDS encoding Putative mycotoxin biosynthesis protein UstYa: MKSLANYSRLTAESEMELQLEAEKLPITRFSFMSGFRLNPIELAWRSVCFFMFVTGAIMMVAALRWAPSDKYCAAQLSVWSPLLEAVEYEERDFESSLALESSGFTGPPTAEMEAKWESLAQVQSSVVPGVLIPSERVPYLNRSVDQGFVPAMATSPSSGYVGGVEVFHHLHCLNMLRQYIWRDSYPEDMIPSLLKHNSPGVARNHTSHCIDTLRQALMCTGDVTPYLVYKTKGSSIKSEGPVREDFQASHKCRKFPKLLDWMMENGVVISWESVSESM, translated from the exons ATGAAATCTCTAGCAAATTATTCACGGCTGACAGCCGAAAGCGAAATGGAGTTGCAGCTTGAAGCTGAGAAGCTACCCATTACTCGATTTTCCTTTATGTCAGGTTTTCGATTGAACCCGATTGAATTGGCATGGCGCTCTGTGTGCTTTTTCATGTTTGTCACCGGTGCTATAATGATGGTGGCAGCTCTGAGATGGGCCCCGTCAGACAAATACTGTGCTGCGCAGCTTAGCGTCTGGT CTCCACTATTGGAAGCCGTCGAGTACGAGGAGCGTGACTTCGAAAGTAGTCTTGCCTTGGAGAGTTCGGGCTTCACTGGCCCTCCCACAGCAGAGATGGAAGCCAAATGGGAAAGTCTAGCTCAAG TACAATCTTCTGTAGTCCCCGGTGTCTTAATACCCTCCGAGCGTGTTCCATATCTCAACAGAAGCGTCGACCAAGGCTTTGTTCCGGCGATGGCTACTTCTCCTTCCTCGGGCTACGTCGGTGGAGTCGAGGTATTCCATCACCTCCACTGCCTCAATATGCTGCGACAATACATATGGAGAGACTCATACCCTGAAGATATGATCCCGAGCCTACTCAAGCATAATTCGCCGGGAGTTGCCCGGAATCACACAAGTCATTGTATCGATACACTGCGACAGGCTCTGATGTGCACCGGCGACGTTACCCCATATCTGGTGTATAAGACAAAAGGATCATCTATTAAGTCGGAGGGTCCTGTTAGAGAAGATTTTCAAGCGTCTCATAAGTGTAGGAAATTCCCTAAACTGTTGGACTGGATGATGGAAAATGGGGTCGTAATCTCATGGGAGTCGGTAAGCGAGAGTATGTAG
- a CDS encoding Putative AAA+ ATPase domain, ABC transporter type 1, transmembrane domain-containing protein — MNFASCPSDDSIGPSVQGCRNDFDFTLKFERIFLTILPSTLFVVLSIPRIIVLVCRPKVVGGVNFQCIKLAAIAIYAVLQLVNLILNVASQATELSIVSSIVSFIAALCMLGLSFFEHTRSPRPSVLLNTFLISTILLDAAQVRTLWLSAGTNLEITIARTFTAAAVWKIVLILSESWEKLPWLRWDRKDHSPEETSGLFGLATFSWLNSLFVSGYKKVLAVPDLFPLDKSLSVETLQKATRRLEPERFRKKSHDLARALGGTLIVPFLMPVAPRIALLGLAFCQPFLLEALLHNLEEQETSQVANRGYGLIGAAFIVYTGIPIANALYWYFQERLLCMIRAYLAAAVYRKTIQAKVSTPDNSAALTLMSADIERVRMGLMEFHEFWANPIQAGLACWLLQKKLGASFAVPIVIISLCVASSTVLMRYIGPRQLAWMQKIQVRIGHTANVIGNMKNLKISGLEAPVEDTINSLRLEELKVGGRFRWFLVASVGIGFTPVLLAPVITLAVTARDLDVTTIFTSISYLLLLSEPLSTLFQLVPQLIAAFTCLQRVQSFLQQESRHDFRDYDVFIDPKGLNSARRTSPVAKIINGSFGWTEETLVLKNINVVIPPGLTMVIGPVASGKSTFCKALLGETPIAEGQTVLNINCRAVGYCEQAPFLWNASIRDNIVGYSTVVDESRYAAVVEATMLAQDLRLLPRGDQTEVGSDGISLSGGQKQRVSIARALYGQYDLLVFDDVLSALDADTQQHVFQRVFGPDGMLKKRSANAVFCTNFTQHFRSADYVIALAADGTLARNGSFDRVVASGQETIQSLAEVGPSGADDSSDPGKQTAPASTPETDSPTLHSNHTAPENRQETKDAARIMGDAAVFGFYCRNIGTWWMLTFAGFGILFGFLYNSPTIWLKYWGEDVSSTSPVHSTSFYVGLYALFQCLGLGSLIAEAILGFIVIIRVSGANLHKEALRAVFAAPLRYFTTTDTGEVTNLFSQDMTLVDGELPQALTNTSLQVWVGLGAAAVIATSSPFVMISYPFIMAIVYGIQRFYLRTSRQLRLLDLEAKAPLYTNFIDTIRGVVTFRAFGWTDEAMRLNSSLVNDSQRPEYLLSMVQRWLSFVLGIVVAMIAVLVVTLSTQLRSNAGFAGAGMVSIMSFGRTLANLVEKYTLLETSIGAVARLKSFSENTPREALAGEDVVPPASWPEKALVEIKAVSASYTYRQDLTPDEIVQTAASNNSHLALQNITLTIEPGQKVALCGRTGSGKSSLVLLLLRLLDPLPSCSGHINIDGVSLHTVDRVTLRQRVIAIPQDPVFFPDGMSFRVNLDPFTLATDAECQAVLETVRLWELVRDQGGLGASMNADTLSQGQKQLYSLARAVLRKRVRMREFSASAGDLYVASARPLNGKDDIELQSTPSTGQGNHCGGFLILDEFSSSVDAETEQKMQQIIWNEFKGYTILMISHRLDMVMKFDRVVILDSGKVVEQGVPQELVEKDGSWFKRLWTMGGENRIIDVLGID; from the exons ATGAACTTCGCGTCGTGTCCAAGTGACGATTCCATTGGGCCAAGTGTCCAAGGCTGTCGCAATGACTTCGACTTTACTCTCAAGTTCGAGAGGATTTTCCTGACAATACTGCCGTCTACCTTGTTTGTCGTTCTTTCAATTCCAAGAATCATAGTCCTAGTCTGTAGACCAAAGGTCGTGGGCGGTGTCAACTTCCAATGCATCAAGCTT GCTGCAATTGCCATTTACGCAGTCTTACAACTGGTCAATCTCATTCTCAACGTTGCTTCCCAGGCAACGGAGCTATCAATCGTTTCGTCTATCGTTAGCTTTATTGCAGCGCTATGCATGCTAGGATTGAGCTTCTTTGAGCATACTCGCTCACCGAGACCTTCCGTCCTGCTCAATACATTCTTGATCTCAACTATCCTCTTAGATGCTGCCCAAGTCCGAACACTGTGGCTATCCGCAGGCACCAATCTCGAGATCACTATCGCACGAACATTtaccgccgctgccgtctGGAAGATCGTCTTAATCTTGTCGGAATCGTGGGAAAAGCTGCCATGGCTCCGCTGGGACCGCAAAGATCACAGTCCAGAGGAGACGAGCGGCTTATTCGGACTTGCGACCTTCTCATGGCTGAATTCGCTGTTCGTATCCGGTTACAAAAAAGTCTTGGCTGTGCCGGATCTCTTCCCTCTCGACAAGAGTCTGTCAGTGGAGACTCTGCAGAAGGCCACTCGCCGACTGGAGCCAGAGCGTTTTCGAAAGAAAAGCCACGACCTTGCCCGGGCACTTGGAGGCACCCTGATCGTCCCGTTCTTGATGCCAGTTGCTCCTAGGATCGCTCTCCTTGGGCTTGCGTTCTGTCAGCCGTTTCTCTTGGAGGCTCTCCTGCACAATCTCGAGGAACAGGAGACCAGCCAAGTTGCCAACAGAGGTTACGGATTGATAGGCGCCGCATTCATCGTCTACACGGGCATTCCAATCGCCAATGCCTTGTACTGGTATTTCCAGGAACGGCTCTTGTGTATGATACGCGCCTATTTAGCTGCGGCGGTCTACCGGAAGACAATTCAGGCCAAGGTTTCAACACCAGATAACTCGGCTGCCTTGACATTGATGAGCGCGGACATTGAGCGAGTCCGCATGGGCCTGATGGAATTCCACGAGTTTTGGGCCAATCCAATACAAGCCGGTCTGGCCTGTTGGCTGCTCCAAAAGAAACTCGGGGCCTCATTCGCCGTACCTATTGTTATCATTTCCTTATGCGTTGCCAGCTCCACCGTCCTGATGCGATATATCGGGCCCCGGCAACTGGCGTGGATGCAGAAGATCCAAGTGCGCATCGGTCATACGGCGAACGTTATCGGTAACATGAAAAACCTAAAGATATCAGGATTGGAAGCCCCGGTCGAGGACACCATAAACTCGCTGAGGCTGGAGGAGTTGAAGGTGGGAGGCAGATTCCGATggttcctcgtcgcctcAGTGGGCATTGGATTCACACCTGTTCTGTTGGCTCCCGTTATCACTTTGGCCGTTACCGCTCGAGATCTGGACGTCACGACAATCTTCACCTCCATATCGTATCTGCTCCTGCTGTCAGAGCCGCTGTCGACGCTCTTCCAGCTGGTTCCCCAGTTAATCGCCGCTTTTACATGCCTGCAGAGAGTGCAGTCTTTTCTGCAGCAAGAATCGAGGCATGACTTTCGAGATTACGACGTGTTCATCGATCCCAAAGGGTTGAATTCGGCAAGAAGAACGTCGCCAGTTGCCAAGATAATCAACGGAAGCTTTGGCTGGACCGAGGAGACGCTTGTGCTGAAAAATATCAACGTCGTGATTCCTCCCGGCCTCACCATGGTAATCGGCCCAGTTGCTTCCGGAAAATCCACGTTCTGCAAGGCACTACTCGGCGAAACCCCCATTGCAGAAGGCCAAACTGTTTTGAACATCAACTGCCGCGCTGTTGGGTACTGCGAACAAGCTCCGTTCCTCTGGAACGCGTCTATAAGGGACAACATTGTTGGCTATTCCACTGTCGTGGACGAGTCGAGATACGCAGCTGTCGTCGAGGCTACCATGCTTGCCCAAGAccttcgccttctccccCGCGGCGACCAAACAGAGGTCGGTAGCGATGGTATCAGTCTGAGTGGAGGTCAGAAACAGAGGGTCTCTATTGCGAGAGCTCTTTACGGTCAATACGACCTCCTTGTCTTCGATGATGTCCTAAGCGCCCTCGACGCTGATACACAGCAGCACGTCTTTCAACGTGTGTTCGGTCCCGACGGAATGCTCAAAAAGAGAAGTGCGAACGCTGTTTTCTGCACTAATTTCACTCAGCATTTCCGGTCAGCCGATTATGTTATCGCGCTGGCGGCTGACGGTACTCTCGCGAGAAACGGCAGCTTTGATCGTGTTGTTGCCAGCGGGCAAGAAACCATCCAAAGCTTAGCAGAAGTAGGACCATCTGGTGCGGATGACAGCTCGGATCCCGGCAAACAAACTGCACCGGCATCAACTCCAGAAACGGATAGTCCAACGCTTCACAGCAATCATACAGCACCTGAGAATCGTCAGGAGACCAAAGATGCCGCCCGAATCATGGGCGATGCTGCGGTGTTTGGGTTCTACTGCCGAAACATCGGGACATGGTGGATGCTCACTTTTGCTGGTTTCGGTATCCTTTTCGGCTTCTTGTACAACTCCCCTACCATTTGGCTCAAATACTGGGGCGAAGACGTGTCCTCCACGAGCCCGGTGCATTCGACATCGTTCTACGTCGGCCTGTACGCCCTATTTCAGTGCTTGGGACTGGGCTCCCTGATCGCGGAGGCGATTCTTGGGTTTATCGTCATAATCAGGGTTTCCGGAGCGAACTTGCACAAAGAAGCCCTCCGAGCCGTCTTCGCGGCGCCCCTGCGCTATTTCACGACGACGGATACGGGGGAGGTGACGAATTTGTTCTCGCAAGACATGACCCTCGTCGATGGAGAGCTTCCACAGGCCCTCACCAACACGTCACTCCAAGTGTGGGTGGGGCTGGGAGCAGCTGCTGTGATTGCAACTTCATCCCCCTTCGTGATGATCTCGTACCccttcatcatggccatcgtGTATGGTATCCAGAGGTTCTACCTGCGCACTTCTCGTCAGCTGCGACTATTGGACTTGGAAGCAAAGGCTCCTCTTTA CACCAACTTCATAGACACGATTCGAGGTGTGGTCACCTTCCGCGCATTTGGGTGGACGGATGAAGCCATGCGTCTAAACAGCTCGCTGGTGAACGATTCCCAGAGGCCCGAATACCTCTTGAGTATGGTACAGCGCTGGTTGTCATTTGTGCTGGGCATTGTTGTCGCCATGATAGCTGTGCTCGTGGTGACCCTTTCGACGCAATTGCGCTCCAATGCAGGCTTTGCCGGCGCGGGTATGGTTTCCATCATGTCCTTTGGGAGGACGCTGGCGAACCTGGTTGAAAAGTATACGTTGTTGGAGACCtccatcggcgccgtggcgAGGCTCAAATCGTTTTCCGAAAACACCCCGCGTGAGGCATTGGCGGGCGAAGACGTTGTCCCGCCGGCTTCATGGCCGGAAAAAGCCTTGGTCGAAATCAAGGCAGTATCGGCGTCGTACAC GTATCGTCAGGACTTGACGCCGGACGAGATTGTGCAAACCGCAGCTTCGAACAACAGTCATCTTGCTCTTCAGAACATCACGCTTACGATTGAGCCTGGCCAAAAAGTCGCACTTTGCGGACGTACTGGCAG CGGTAAATCATCCCTCGTCCTACTTCTCCTGCGACTCCTGGATCCTCTACCGTCCTGTTCCGGTCACATTAACATCGACGGGGTGTCTCTTCACACCGTTGACCGTGTCACTTTGCGCCAACGCGTGATTGCGATACCCCAAGATCCCGTATTCTTCCCTGATGGCATGTCTTTCAGAGTGAATCTTGACCCATTCACGCTTGCTACCGATGCAGAGTGCCAAGCGGTGCTGGAAACCGTGCGGCTTTGGGAACTGGTCCGCGACCAAGGCGGGCTCGGGGCCTCGATGAACGCTGATACTCTCAGTCAGGGCCAGAAACAACTGTACAGCCTGGCGAGAGCGGTCTTGCGTAAGCGTGTGCGCATGCGTGAATTCTCGGCGAGTGCTGGGGATCTGTATGTGGCTTCGGCCAGGCCCCTGAATGGTAAGGACGACATAGAGCTGCAGTCAACGCCCAGCACTGGTCAAGGAAACCACTGTGGCGGTTTTCTCATACTGGACGAGTTCAGTAGCAGTGTCGATGCCGAGACGGAGCAGAAGATGCAGCAGATCATATGGAACGAGTTCAAGGGTTATACGATCTTGATGATAAGCCATCGACTCGACATGGTGATGAAATTCGACAGAGTGGTGATCCTCGACTCTGGAAAGGTGGTGGAGCAAGGCGTTCCGCAAGAGCTGGTTGAAAAGGACGGCAGCTGGTTCAAACGTCTATGGACAATGGGCGGAGAGAACCGAATCATAGATGTGTTGGGCATCGACTGA